A stretch of the Chitinophagaceae bacterium genome encodes the following:
- the rpsR gene encoding 30S ribosomal protein S18, with protein sequence MAGKNNIRFMTTPQIGKVTKKYCRFKKAGIKYIDYKDPDFLLKFVNEQGKITPRRVTGNSLKYQRKVSQAIKRARHLALLPYVADLLK encoded by the coding sequence ATGGCAGGAAAAAATAACATAAGATTTATGACTACCCCGCAAATCGGGAAAGTCACTAAGAAATATTGCCGCTTTAAGAAAGCAGGTATAAAATATATTGATTACAAAGACCCTGATTTTTTACTGAAATTTGTAAATGAACAGGGAAAAATTACACCTCGTCGTGTAACCGGTAATTCATTAAAATATCAAAGAAAAGTTTCACAGGCAATAAAAAGAGCCCGTCACCTGGCTTTATTACCTTATGTAGCGGATCTTTTAAAGTAA